From one Amycolatopsis sp. FDAARGOS 1241 genomic stretch:
- a CDS encoding aldo/keto reductase: MADRQGAGRAPGRCIGLRRDQGRHFRSGPTEFPVDGSPAALRHDCEQSLRTLGRDRLDLYQLHRADDPSTVFEESVGELAALRDEGKIRCVGLCNVTVAQLDKARTITVIDAVQNRYSPLPRDDETLAHCAREGIPYLAYSPLGGRSSAQQLETELPDLARIAAERGFTVQQVAIAWLTSFRANLVPIVGTSRPAHLVQAVEAVAAGLPAPEVEQLSGR; encoded by the coding sequence GTGGCTGATCGGCAAGGCGCCGGCCGCGCACCCGGACGGTGCATCGGTCTTCGTCGCGACCAAGGGCGGCACTTCCGCAGCGGGCCCACGGAATTCCCCGTCGACGGGTCCCCGGCAGCCCTGCGGCACGACTGCGAGCAGAGCCTGCGCACGCTCGGCCGCGATCGGCTGGACCTGTACCAGCTGCACCGCGCGGACGACCCGTCGACCGTGTTCGAGGAGAGCGTCGGCGAGCTCGCGGCACTGCGGGACGAGGGCAAGATCCGCTGCGTCGGTTTGTGCAACGTGACCGTGGCACAGCTTGACAAAGCTCGCACGATCACCGTGATCGACGCGGTGCAGAACCGCTACTCGCCGCTCCCGCGGGACGACGAGACCCTCGCCCACTGTGCTCGTGAGGGCATTCCCTACCTCGCGTACTCCCCGCTGGGCGGCAGGTCCAGCGCCCAGCAGCTCGAGACGGAGCTGCCTGACCTCGCGCGGATCGCGGCCGAGCGTGGCTTCACCGTGCAGCAGGTCGCCATCGCCTGGCTCACTTCGTTCCGCGCCAACCTGGTTCCCATCGTCGGCACGAGTCGTCCGGCTCATCTCGTCCAGGCCGTCGAGGCGGTCGCTGCCGGCTTGCCGGCACCAGAAGTGGAGCAGCTGTCGGGTCGCTGA
- a CDS encoding LuxR C-terminal-related transcriptional regulator has product MNDLLAREELDLLALFAEGLPLDLIARRLELSDRTVRRRLRSICDRLGFATPIQAVVWAARRGLL; this is encoded by the coding sequence GTGAACGATCTGCTCGCACGCGAAGAACTCGACTTGCTGGCGCTCTTCGCCGAAGGCTTGCCGCTGGACCTCATCGCCCGCCGGCTGGAGCTGTCCGATCGCACGGTGCGCCGCCGGCTGCGCTCGATCTGCGACCGGTTGGGCTTCGCGACCCCCATCCAGGCGGTGGTGTGGGCGGCTCGTCGCGGGCTGCTCTGA
- a CDS encoding glycosyl hydrolase: MAAVPGTASGAAAPDLSGTALPAGPRLASALDGSAVLAGFRTPPAEVLPRVWWHWMNQNITREGIKADLEWFKRAGIGGMVNFDGAGRVPVVVPDPLPYLSDGWKAAFRYAMQMADQLGLEADVACSPGWSETGGPWVTAEDAMKKYVWTETWMQGGQPQVKLPQPPAVAGQFGDAAAQSATTRPLPTFYRDARVFAYRVPDGTRNQAALAPKIFASALLADPKASPWTNGDHGVELDVAKLSDASVADPQYLPASGGSATWVRFEYPHPVTVTGVTIAAGAAFTGWNDVVEYGPSAQVHSSRDGRQWTLLAQGIHSGVQRTLFVPQTTAKYFKVVFGQSSTAPSPAPIALSRLVLRTVATIHEFEVKAGFGQTADYYRIATPSQGGAPAVRRADVVDLTRQLAPDGTLHWQVPAGTWVVVRLGYSLTGHQNGPASAAATGLEVDKLDAGRVRKYLGTYLDQLADAAGKELFGARGLTGLLNDSYEAGYQNWTESLLDEFHQRRGYDPAPLLPVLTGVPVDSAADADKFLWDWRRTLNELLAENHYRVIPAEAHKRGLQRTYAEAQEDKRGWFGDDLEMRQYADIPMGASGEAFAPGDQSFETYRVDTRGAASVAHVFGRAHTAVEAFTFTPQGVTPKDLKPLADEMLAQGATRFMIHTSVHQPLDRGPGLTLNGIGSFFTRLETWAEVAKPWTTYLARCCWLLSRGTHVADVAYFYGQEAPATGVWGRSFRQHDQPAGYDYDFVNGTVLLTEMSVRDGRIVTRSGQSYALLYLGGDAQRITVPVLRKLAGFVDAGAAVAAPKPAGSPSLADDDAEFQHLATRLWGDGDQRARVVGAGRVFSGITAAEALAELGVTPDWSFRLDAMDPLTANEPLWLTHRRTDSADVYFIVNRRNVRTTVPLTLRSAGSAVETWDPVTGQTAPITFDATSGATQLTVDLGPVDSVFVLVSDGKPGAKTVPPSTERQIGAVTGAWRVDFPAGPGAPAGANFPFLRSFSQETDPGIRYFSGTATYSTTFDVPADWTKGGGRLLVDLGEVHDIAEVAVNGADAGIAWRAPYRFDITGALRAGTNTLQVKVTNSWFNRLVGDQQAGATQIAYVQPPLKNIAAGTELKPAGLLGPVRIVNRT, from the coding sequence GTGGCGGCAGTTCCGGGGACTGCGTCCGGCGCCGCGGCGCCGGATCTCTCGGGTACGGCTCTTCCGGCCGGCCCGCGGCTCGCCTCGGCGCTCGACGGATCGGCCGTGCTCGCCGGGTTCCGGACGCCCCCCGCGGAGGTCCTGCCGCGGGTGTGGTGGCACTGGATGAACCAGAACATCACCCGGGAAGGCATCAAGGCCGACCTCGAGTGGTTCAAGCGCGCCGGCATCGGCGGCATGGTGAACTTCGACGGCGCGGGCCGCGTTCCGGTGGTCGTGCCCGATCCCTTGCCCTACCTGTCCGACGGCTGGAAGGCCGCGTTCCGGTACGCGATGCAGATGGCCGATCAGCTCGGGCTCGAGGCCGACGTCGCCTGTTCGCCCGGGTGGTCGGAGACCGGCGGGCCGTGGGTTACGGCCGAAGACGCGATGAAGAAGTACGTCTGGACCGAGACGTGGATGCAAGGCGGGCAGCCGCAGGTGAAACTGCCGCAGCCGCCGGCCGTGGCCGGGCAGTTCGGCGACGCGGCCGCGCAGTCCGCGACCACAAGGCCGCTGCCCACCTTCTACCGCGACGCGCGCGTGTTCGCCTACCGCGTGCCGGACGGGACCCGAAACCAGGCGGCGCTCGCACCCAAGATCTTCGCCAGCGCTCTGCTTGCCGATCCGAAAGCCAGCCCTTGGACGAACGGCGACCACGGCGTGGAACTCGACGTCGCAAAGCTGTCGGACGCTTCGGTCGCGGACCCTCAGTACTTGCCCGCGTCCGGTGGTTCCGCTACCTGGGTGCGCTTCGAATACCCGCACCCGGTCACCGTCACCGGCGTCACGATCGCCGCCGGGGCCGCGTTCACCGGCTGGAACGACGTCGTCGAGTACGGGCCGTCGGCTCAGGTCCACAGCAGCCGTGACGGACGGCAGTGGACCTTGCTCGCACAAGGCATCCACAGCGGGGTGCAGCGCACGCTGTTCGTGCCGCAGACCACCGCCAAGTACTTCAAGGTGGTGTTCGGCCAGAGTTCGACGGCTCCTTCACCGGCGCCGATCGCCTTGTCCCGCCTCGTCCTGCGCACGGTCGCGACGATCCACGAGTTCGAGGTGAAAGCCGGGTTCGGCCAGACGGCCGACTACTACCGGATCGCGACACCGTCGCAAGGCGGCGCGCCGGCCGTGCGCCGCGCCGACGTCGTCGATCTGACCCGGCAGCTGGCGCCCGACGGAACCCTGCACTGGCAGGTGCCGGCCGGCACCTGGGTCGTGGTCCGGCTGGGCTACAGCCTCACCGGTCATCAGAACGGCCCGGCGTCCGCCGCGGCGACCGGGCTGGAGGTCGACAAGCTCGACGCCGGCCGCGTCCGGAAGTACCTCGGCACCTATCTCGACCAGCTCGCCGACGCCGCCGGAAAGGAGTTGTTCGGGGCCAGGGGTCTGACCGGGCTCCTCAACGACAGTTACGAGGCCGGCTACCAGAACTGGACGGAATCGCTGCTCGACGAGTTCCACCAGCGGCGCGGCTACGATCCGGCTCCGCTCCTGCCGGTGCTCACCGGTGTGCCGGTCGACAGCGCCGCGGACGCCGACAAGTTCCTCTGGGACTGGCGGCGGACGCTGAACGAACTCCTCGCCGAGAACCACTACCGGGTCATCCCCGCCGAAGCCCACAAACGCGGGCTCCAGCGCACCTACGCCGAAGCGCAGGAGGACAAGCGCGGCTGGTTCGGCGACGACCTGGAGATGCGCCAGTACGCCGACATCCCGATGGGCGCCTCCGGCGAAGCGTTCGCGCCGGGTGACCAGTCGTTCGAGACCTACCGGGTCGACACCCGCGGTGCCGCCTCGGTCGCACACGTCTTCGGCCGGGCCCACACGGCGGTGGAGGCCTTCACCTTCACCCCGCAGGGCGTCACGCCGAAAGACCTCAAACCCCTCGCCGACGAAATGCTCGCCCAGGGCGCGACCAGGTTCATGATCCACACTTCGGTGCACCAGCCGCTTGACCGGGGCCCGGGCCTCACCCTCAACGGCATCGGCTCGTTCTTCACGCGGCTGGAAACGTGGGCCGAGGTCGCCAAACCGTGGACCACGTACCTCGCGCGCTGCTGCTGGCTGCTGTCCCGGGGTACGCACGTCGCCGACGTCGCGTACTTCTACGGCCAGGAAGCTCCCGCGACCGGCGTGTGGGGCCGAAGTTTCCGGCAGCACGACCAGCCGGCCGGGTACGACTACGACTTCGTCAACGGCACCGTGCTCCTCACCGAGATGTCGGTGCGCGACGGCAGGATCGTCACCCGCTCCGGTCAGTCGTACGCGCTGCTCTACCTCGGCGGCGACGCCCAGCGCATCACGGTGCCCGTGCTGCGCAAGCTCGCCGGGTTCGTCGACGCCGGGGCGGCCGTCGCCGCGCCGAAACCGGCCGGCTCACCCAGCCTGGCCGACGACGACGCCGAATTCCAGCACCTGGCCACCCGGCTGTGGGGCGATGGTGATCAGCGCGCTCGGGTGGTCGGCGCCGGCCGCGTCTTCAGCGGGATCACGGCCGCCGAGGCGCTCGCCGAGCTCGGCGTCACCCCCGACTGGTCCTTCCGGCTCGACGCCATGGACCCGTTGACCGCCAACGAACCCCTGTGGCTGACCCACCGCCGCACGGATTCGGCGGACGTCTATTTCATCGTCAACCGCCGCAATGTGCGTACCACCGTCCCGCTGACGCTGCGCTCGGCGGGCAGCGCGGTGGAGACCTGGGATCCGGTGACCGGGCAGACGGCTCCGATCACCTTCGACGCCACCAGCGGAGCCACCCAGCTCACCGTCGACCTCGGGCCCGTCGATTCGGTCTTCGTCCTCGTGTCGGACGGCAAACCCGGGGCCAAGACCGTCCCGCCGAGCACCGAACGGCAGATCGGCGCGGTCACCGGCGCGTGGCGAGTCGATTTTCCCGCGGGGCCCGGCGCTCCCGCCGGCGCGAACTTCCCCTTCCTGCGGTCGTTCTCCCAGGAGACCGACCCCGGCATCCGCTACTTCTCCGGCACCGCGACGTATTCGACGACCTTCGACGTGCCGGCGGACTGGACGAAAGGCGGCGGGCGCCTCCTCGTGGACCTGGGCGAAGTGCACGACATCGCTGAGGTCGCGGTCAACGGCGCCGACGCCGGCATCGCCTGGCGCGCGCCGTATCGGTTCGACATCACCGGCGCCTTGCGCGCCGGAACCAACACGCTTCAGGTGAAGGTCACCAACAGCTGGTTCAACCGGCTGGTGGGCGACCAGCAGGCCGGCGCCACGCAGATCGCGTACGTGCAGCCTCCGTTGAAGAACATCGCTGCCGGGACCGAACTCAAACCGGCCGGCCTCCTCGGTCCGGTCCGCATCGTCAACCGGACGTAG
- a CDS encoding alpha-L-rhamnosidase, with product MNRRRSLLTLLTAVLLAASGSAAVAAVPGGGSPAKPTTLRTENLVDPIGIDAAKPLLSWLPSAKNSSGQDAYEIRATVQSPSQQRERDLWDSGRVRSASTSNIAYAGPALHARERVRWQVRTWDTAGRVSPWSDPSTWEMGLLTPADWSARWIENPSYDYTQPDGKETPLPVFGKVFAVRGAVKQARLYTTGLGMYAATLNGRPVGDAVLEPGQTTYTAEVDYRTYDLTRALRAGTNTIGLQTGSGTYQRVKTPGRYFFGGTLEQYTVYGEPKVIAQLEITYQDRHREVVSSDGTWRTALGPTTFSSWWSGEEYDARRDGNAPASAAALAGAGWQQASPVTLTQSTTPRDTTPLRANPRPPITVAETVRPTSVRKLADGSYVLDFGANRSGWPRVSVTGRAGDTVSMIPAEKLAADGSLDIASTGASAGNQIAYRYTLSGHGRETWHPQFTYSGFRYLQVSGLRTAPAQDTVTVDVIHAANPSASEFTSSSDLLNRIHAITERAIQSNMTSVMTDCPDREKGPYTGDNLQNLDALLTDYDMSAFEPQLVRNMATAQRQPGDESPGLIANIAPEFHRVAPTTLPRPQGTIEFLDEVNWGGAVIRIPWQLYLTYGDTRTMATYYGNMVAWLDYEARNKAADNGDIPGLGDWSATDNTTPMQLAITAGYYTAASDLASIAQVLGKTADHAKYDALAAQLAAEFTTRFRHVDAAGVYYGSDSEASNAMALDAGLVAPADRAAVVNRLVASVRKSGNHITTGSVALGPLFRALESGNRDDVIYDLVVNPTSPGYGYLVASGHTTLSESLDGSGSQNHHFLGAVDAWFIRGVAGIRQAEGSVGYRSLTIAPALVGDLTHAAGSYRTPYGTVSSDWTKSGHDFRLHVTVPPGTTATVHVPVAANRQIRVAGTARMTGGSGSETVYTVGAGDYTFSAEI from the coding sequence ATGAACCGCCGGCGCTCCCTACTGACCCTCCTCACCGCCGTGCTGCTGGCCGCGTCCGGATCGGCGGCCGTCGCCGCCGTGCCAGGCGGCGGCAGTCCGGCGAAACCGACCACCCTGCGGACCGAGAACCTCGTCGACCCGATCGGCATCGACGCGGCCAAGCCGCTGCTCAGCTGGCTCCCTTCGGCGAAGAACTCGTCGGGACAGGACGCCTACGAGATCCGCGCGACGGTGCAATCGCCCTCGCAGCAACGAGAACGCGACCTGTGGGACAGCGGCCGGGTGCGTTCGGCCAGTACGTCGAACATCGCTTATGCGGGCCCGGCGCTGCACGCGCGCGAGCGCGTCCGGTGGCAGGTGCGCACCTGGGACACCGCCGGCCGCGTCTCGCCGTGGAGCGACCCGTCCACGTGGGAGATGGGTCTGCTCACCCCGGCCGACTGGTCGGCGCGCTGGATCGAGAACCCGTCCTACGACTACACCCAGCCGGACGGCAAGGAGACCCCGCTCCCGGTGTTCGGCAAGGTGTTCGCCGTGCGGGGGGCCGTCAAGCAGGCTCGTCTCTACACGACCGGCCTGGGCATGTACGCCGCCACGCTCAACGGCCGCCCGGTCGGCGACGCCGTGCTCGAACCCGGCCAGACCACCTACACCGCGGAAGTCGACTACCGCACCTACGACCTCACCCGGGCGCTGCGGGCGGGGACGAACACGATCGGCCTGCAGACCGGCAGCGGCACCTACCAGCGCGTGAAGACGCCGGGCCGGTACTTCTTCGGCGGCACTCTCGAGCAGTACACGGTGTACGGCGAGCCGAAGGTCATCGCGCAGCTCGAGATCACCTACCAGGACCGGCACCGGGAGGTCGTCTCCAGCGACGGCACCTGGCGCACCGCGCTCGGACCGACGACCTTCTCGTCGTGGTGGAGCGGCGAGGAGTACGACGCCCGTCGCGACGGGAACGCGCCGGCGTCGGCCGCCGCGCTGGCCGGCGCGGGGTGGCAGCAGGCGAGCCCGGTGACGCTCACGCAGAGCACCACACCCCGCGACACCACGCCGCTGCGCGCCAACCCGCGTCCGCCGATCACTGTGGCGGAGACGGTGCGACCCACCAGCGTCCGCAAGCTCGCCGACGGCTCCTACGTTCTGGACTTCGGCGCCAACCGCTCCGGCTGGCCACGCGTCTCGGTCACCGGCCGCGCCGGCGACACCGTGAGCATGATCCCGGCCGAGAAGCTCGCCGCCGACGGCAGCCTGGACATCGCCAGCACCGGCGCCTCGGCCGGCAACCAGATCGCCTACCGCTACACCTTGTCCGGACACGGCAGGGAAACCTGGCACCCGCAGTTCACCTACAGCGGTTTCCGCTACCTCCAGGTGAGCGGCCTGCGCACGGCGCCTGCCCAGGACACCGTGACCGTGGACGTCATCCACGCGGCGAACCCGAGCGCGAGTGAGTTCACCTCCTCGAGCGACCTGCTCAACCGGATCCACGCGATCACCGAACGGGCGATCCAGAGCAACATGACATCGGTCATGACCGACTGCCCGGACCGTGAGAAGGGCCCCTACACCGGCGACAACCTGCAGAACCTCGACGCGCTCCTGACCGACTACGACATGTCCGCGTTCGAACCGCAGCTCGTGCGCAACATGGCCACCGCGCAGCGGCAACCCGGCGACGAATCACCCGGCCTGATCGCGAACATCGCACCCGAGTTCCACCGCGTCGCGCCCACCACACTGCCGCGGCCCCAGGGCACCATCGAGTTCCTCGACGAGGTCAACTGGGGCGGCGCCGTGATCCGCATCCCGTGGCAGCTCTACCTCACCTACGGCGACACCCGCACGATGGCCACCTACTACGGCAACATGGTCGCCTGGCTCGACTACGAAGCCAGGAACAAAGCCGCCGACAACGGTGACATCCCCGGCCTGGGTGACTGGTCCGCGACCGACAACACCACGCCGATGCAGCTGGCGATCACCGCGGGCTACTACACCGCGGCGAGTGACCTGGCGAGCATCGCGCAGGTCCTCGGCAAGACCGCCGATCACGCCAAATACGACGCACTGGCCGCCCAGCTCGCGGCGGAGTTCACGACGCGCTTCCGCCACGTCGACGCGGCCGGCGTCTACTACGGCAGCGACAGCGAGGCCTCCAATGCCATGGCGCTCGACGCGGGACTCGTCGCTCCTGCTGACCGCGCCGCCGTGGTCAACCGCCTCGTCGCCTCGGTTCGCAAGTCGGGCAACCACATCACGACCGGCTCGGTCGCGCTGGGACCGCTCTTCCGCGCGCTGGAGAGCGGCAACCGCGACGACGTCATCTACGACCTGGTCGTGAACCCCACTTCGCCCGGGTACGGCTACCTCGTCGCCAGTGGGCACACCACGTTGTCCGAAAGCCTCGACGGGAGCGGCTCGCAGAACCACCACTTCCTCGGCGCGGTCGACGCGTGGTTCATCCGCGGCGTGGCCGGCATCCGGCAGGCCGAAGGCTCGGTGGGCTACCGCAGCCTCACGATCGCTCCGGCGCTCGTCGGCGACCTGACCCACGCGGCGGGCAGTTACCGAACTCCATACGGCACCGTCAGCAGTGACTGGACCAAGTCCGGTCACGACTTCCGGCTCCACGTCACCGTCCCGCCCGGGACCACCGCCACCGTGCACGTGCCCGTCGCCGCGAACCGGCAGATCCGGGTCGCCGGAACCGCCCGCATGACCGGCGGCAGCGGCTCGGAGACGGTCTACACCGTGGGCGCCGGCGACTACACCTTCTCCGCCGAGATCTGA
- a CDS encoding glycoside hydrolase family 3 C-terminal domain-containing protein, giving the protein MDVTRRSMLKWSGAGVAAAGFAAVIPAGSAEAAAVPNAGSVTAAAAPSAATQAAVKQAKQLVAEMTLDEKIAYCHGIPATKGFTGHIPANERLGIPALRLADGPSGVGNGSTGVTQWPDSKALAATWNPATATDYGKAYGAEQAAKGHNVALAPCINLLRLPHWGRSFETYTEDPFLNGQLAAATIRGIQANHVISTVKHFVANNQEILRNSIDVVVSPRALQELYYPGFRAAVQQGQVGAVMTSYNKINGTWAQENRVNVQDTLRDAWGFDGMVMSDWGGTHSTVQTAKAGSDTEMPGSTYLGDALKAAVQSGSVSEAQLDTMVTQVLTAMIRVGLFDHPLPDPATVVDTVVSTPAHLALARRIGVEGSVLLKNDGVLPLARPRSIAVIGNAADAGAQTHGGGSGSVNPNGAVVTPLAGIRARAGSTPVTYSPGTLGIAAVPVVPAAAFGAGLTATYYASTDLTGAALGTETVPALNITATPAAVAGQTDGWSARYTGTFHADETAGYRFSLGVGGLTTLSIDGKEVLTALPGREAVQNALVDLTAGEHTVEVTYVSAAPVGGRAPRTSLVLGAQAGYDKLHQAAAAAARAADVAVVVVADVTSEGMDRSTLALPADQNELITAVAQANPNTVVVLNTSGAVLMPWLGSVKAVLANWYAGQEQGNALAAMLFGDEEPGGRLPETFPAANDQGPAKTTVEFPGDGVQVYYDEGLAVGYRWYEHSGEKPLFPFGFGLSYTSFRLGGLRLSRTAGGLRAQATVTNTGRRAGSEVVQLYVAAPDAAREPAQQLKAFTKVTLKPGQTTTVTLEVARDDLAVWLDSTTGWTVVPGSYTVGVGTSSADLPLRGRLSLS; this is encoded by the coding sequence ATGGATGTCACCCGTCGTTCGATGTTGAAGTGGTCCGGAGCGGGGGTCGCCGCCGCGGGCTTCGCTGCGGTGATCCCCGCCGGCTCGGCTGAGGCCGCAGCCGTGCCGAACGCCGGTTCCGTGACCGCGGCTGCGGCCCCGTCCGCCGCGACGCAGGCAGCGGTGAAACAGGCCAAGCAGCTGGTCGCGGAGATGACTCTCGACGAGAAGATCGCGTACTGCCACGGGATTCCGGCGACGAAGGGCTTCACCGGCCACATCCCGGCCAACGAGCGGCTCGGCATCCCCGCCCTGCGGCTCGCGGACGGGCCCAGCGGCGTCGGCAACGGCTCGACCGGCGTCACGCAGTGGCCGGACTCCAAGGCGCTGGCCGCCACGTGGAACCCGGCCACCGCGACCGACTACGGCAAGGCCTACGGCGCCGAGCAAGCGGCCAAGGGCCACAACGTCGCGCTGGCCCCGTGCATCAACCTCCTCCGGTTGCCGCACTGGGGCCGGTCGTTCGAGACCTACACCGAAGACCCGTTCCTCAACGGGCAGCTCGCCGCGGCCACGATCCGCGGCATCCAGGCCAACCACGTCATCTCGACGGTGAAGCACTTCGTGGCCAACAACCAGGAGATCCTGCGCAACTCGATCGACGTGGTGGTCTCGCCCCGCGCGCTGCAGGAGCTCTACTACCCCGGCTTCCGGGCGGCGGTGCAGCAGGGGCAGGTCGGCGCGGTCATGACGTCGTACAACAAGATCAACGGCACCTGGGCCCAGGAGAACCGGGTGAACGTGCAGGACACGCTGCGCGACGCGTGGGGCTTCGACGGCATGGTGATGTCGGACTGGGGCGGTACGCACAGCACCGTCCAGACCGCCAAAGCCGGCTCCGACACGGAAATGCCCGGCAGTACCTACCTCGGCGACGCGCTCAAGGCCGCCGTGCAGAGCGGTAGCGTCAGCGAAGCGCAGCTCGACACCATGGTGACCCAGGTGCTCACGGCGATGATCCGCGTCGGGCTGTTCGACCACCCGCTGCCGGATCCGGCGACCGTCGTCGACACCGTGGTCTCGACCCCGGCTCATCTCGCGCTCGCGCGGCGCATCGGCGTCGAAGGCAGTGTGCTGCTGAAGAACGACGGGGTGCTGCCGCTGGCGCGTCCGCGCAGCATCGCGGTCATCGGCAACGCCGCCGACGCGGGCGCCCAGACGCACGGTGGCGGCTCCGGCAGCGTCAACCCCAACGGCGCCGTCGTGACGCCGCTGGCGGGGATCCGTGCGCGCGCCGGCTCCACCCCGGTCACCTACAGCCCGGGCACCCTCGGGATCGCCGCGGTGCCCGTGGTCCCGGCCGCCGCGTTCGGCGCCGGGCTGACCGCGACGTACTACGCCTCCACCGACCTGACGGGTGCCGCACTCGGGACCGAAACCGTGCCGGCCCTGAACATCACGGCGACCCCGGCCGCGGTCGCCGGCCAGACCGACGGCTGGTCCGCGCGGTACACCGGCACGTTCCACGCGGACGAAACCGCGGGTTACCGCTTCAGTCTGGGCGTCGGGGGGCTGACGACACTCAGCATCGACGGCAAGGAGGTGCTCACCGCGTTGCCGGGCCGCGAAGCCGTGCAGAACGCGCTGGTCGACTTGACCGCGGGGGAGCACACCGTGGAGGTCACCTACGTCTCGGCCGCACCCGTCGGCGGCCGCGCGCCGCGCACCTCGCTCGTGCTGGGTGCCCAGGCCGGCTACGACAAGCTCCACCAGGCGGCGGCTGCCGCGGCGCGGGCGGCCGACGTCGCCGTCGTCGTGGTCGCCGACGTCACCAGCGAAGGCATGGACCGCTCCACCCTGGCGCTGCCCGCCGACCAGAACGAGCTCATCACCGCGGTCGCTCAGGCGAACCCCAACACCGTCGTGGTGCTGAACACCTCAGGTGCGGTCCTGATGCCCTGGCTGGGCAGCGTGAAGGCCGTGCTCGCCAACTGGTATGCCGGTCAGGAACAGGGCAACGCCCTCGCCGCGATGCTCTTCGGCGACGAGGAACCCGGCGGGCGGCTCCCCGAGACCTTCCCCGCGGCGAACGACCAGGGCCCGGCCAAGACCACCGTCGAATTCCCGGGCGACGGCGTGCAGGTCTACTACGACGAAGGCCTCGCGGTGGGCTACCGCTGGTACGAGCACTCGGGCGAGAAACCGTTGTTCCCCTTCGGTTTCGGCTTGTCCTACACGAGTTTCCGGCTCGGCGGGTTGCGGCTTTCCCGCACGGCGGGCGGGCTTCGCGCGCAGGCCACGGTCACCAACACCGGCCGCCGGGCCGGGTCGGAAGTCGTCCAGCTCTACGTCGCGGCACCGGACGCGGCGCGGGAGCCGGCGCAGCAGCTCAAGGCGTTCACCAAGGTCACCCTGAAACCGGGCCAGACCACCACGGTGACCCTCGAGGTCGCGCGCGACGATCTCGCGGTCTGGCTCGACTCGACCACGGGCTGGACCGTGGTGCCCGGTAGCTACACCGTCGGTGTGGGCACCTCGTCGGCGGATCTCCCGCTGCGGGGACGCCTGTCGCTGTCCTGA
- a CDS encoding glycosyl hydrolase: MASPRKNLQYGRVHMSGGQSFSGPVPPPIDAAQLPQVRRLVAVPAARVVEAGPDVSAPGRPPAKSTVLDPGSLTDLTAQVKNGDISWRAPAAGDWELFAFWSRENQGNSTNPLDADASRKAAQDLDQLQIGKDNAPKLRKSGADLFEDSLELHATPILWTPKMESEFRSRRRYDMAKYLPMMFVQGESDFPVPPKEPRPDFSFSDGSASKIRHDYYETLTDLYIANHLQVFQDWAKQYGMQYKAQATYLQDLEPIRSFRSLESFGARSETESLDAGENLPVSPADPAWRNSLAFQQTIASGVHQGGGASSASNSGRSSNPPTA, translated from the coding sequence GTGGCTTCGCCTCGCAAGAACTTGCAGTACGGCCGCGTCCACATGTCCGGCGGTCAGAGCTTTTCGGGGCCGGTTCCGCCGCCGATCGACGCGGCGCAACTGCCCCAGGTGCGCCGGCTGGTTGCGGTCCCGGCTGCGCGGGTCGTGGAAGCCGGTCCCGACGTGTCGGCGCCCGGCCGGCCACCGGCCAAGTCGACGGTGTTGGATCCCGGCTCCCTGACTGACCTCACGGCGCAGGTGAAGAACGGCGACATCTCGTGGCGGGCACCGGCGGCGGGCGACTGGGAGCTGTTCGCGTTCTGGTCCCGGGAAAACCAGGGGAACTCCACGAATCCGCTGGACGCGGACGCCTCACGCAAGGCCGCGCAGGACCTCGATCAGCTCCAGATCGGCAAGGACAACGCGCCGAAACTGCGGAAATCCGGAGCGGACCTGTTCGAAGATTCGCTGGAGCTGCACGCGACCCCCATCTTGTGGACACCCAAGATGGAAAGCGAATTCCGCAGCCGCCGCAGATATGACATGGCGAAGTACCTGCCGATGATGTTCGTCCAGGGCGAGTCGGACTTCCCCGTTCCGCCGAAGGAACCGAGACCCGATTTCTCCTTCTCCGACGGGTCGGCGAGCAAGATCCGGCACGACTACTACGAGACGCTGACCGACCTGTACATCGCGAACCACCTGCAGGTGTTCCAGGACTGGGCAAAGCAGTACGGCATGCAGTACAAAGCCCAGGCCACCTACCTGCAGGACCTCGAACCGATCCGGAGCTTCCGCTCGTTGGAGAGCTTCGGAGCGAGGTCGGAAACCGAATCCCTCGACGCCGGCGAGAACTTGCCGGTCTCGCCCGCCGACCCCGCCTGGCGCAACTCGCTCGCCTTCCAGCAGACGATCGCCTCAGGCGTGCACCAGGGCGGCGGCGCCTCCTCAGCGTCGAACTCGGGGCGATCTTCAAACCCGCCTACAGCATGA